One genomic region from Sphingobacterium sp. UGAL515B_05 encodes:
- a CDS encoding AraC family transcriptional regulator: MRPVYTKALSNLGNRIFEIRRENCDKYLSEYHFHSECQLTYIIKGNGQRCIGDHLEDFESDELTFTGPGLPHVWYNAQGDTSHEPSAQSITLHFDPEALLSFCPLLVETAPLHDFLERSRQGMLFYGQTKDALKKILRKMVGASDMQKTAYLFECLATLLHTEEYAVLSDKSYSNGSPRKDGELIFNIYNYVFENFNNEISLEEAAKLANLTKPSFCRFFKAHTRKTFSKFVNEVRINEACRLLVQDENPITNIAYACGFNSLPNFNKFFKSIKGITPSDYKSKLLSNKDWRAVPTL, from the coding sequence ATGAGACCGGTTTATACGAAAGCACTTTCAAATTTAGGGAATAGGATTTTTGAAATTCGACGAGAAAATTGCGACAAATACCTCTCCGAATATCATTTTCACAGTGAATGCCAGCTTACCTACATCATCAAGGGTAATGGGCAACGCTGCATTGGAGATCATCTGGAAGACTTTGAAAGCGACGAGCTGACATTTACCGGCCCGGGCTTGCCACATGTTTGGTATAATGCGCAGGGTGATACCAGCCACGAACCTAGCGCACAGTCTATCACCTTACATTTCGATCCAGAAGCCCTACTGTCTTTTTGCCCCTTATTAGTTGAAACGGCCCCGCTGCATGACTTCCTGGAAAGATCGCGACAGGGGATGTTATTTTATGGACAAACAAAAGATGCACTCAAAAAAATACTACGAAAAATGGTCGGCGCCTCCGATATGCAAAAAACAGCCTATCTATTTGAGTGCTTGGCTACCCTTCTTCACACAGAAGAATATGCTGTACTATCGGATAAGTCTTATAGCAATGGATCACCGCGCAAGGACGGAGAACTTATTTTTAACATCTACAATTATGTTTTTGAAAATTTCAACAATGAAATTTCCTTAGAGGAGGCAGCTAAATTGGCGAACTTGACCAAGCCATCCTTTTGTCGCTTTTTTAAAGCACATACACGAAAAACATTCTCAAAATTCGTCAATGAAGTAAGGATCAATGAAGCTTGCAGGCTGTTGGTTCAGGATGAGAACCCGATCACCAATATTGCCTATGCATGTGGATTCAACTCCCTGCCCAACTTCAACAAGTTTTTCAAATCCATTAAAGGGATTACCCCTTCCGATTATAAAAGTAAGCTTTTATCAAATAAAGATTGGCGAGCAGTGCCGACCTTGTAA
- a CDS encoding PA2169 family four-helix-bundle protein, which yields MITNNNIMENNINNPEIINDIIKINNDRIEGYKKAIDLATSHGLDKLIPTFQKFIGQSEEFIAELTPYVELEGKEATDSTMLSGKLFRAWMGIKVNITGDDERSLLETCEQGEDAFKSTYQTALAEGSEELSQNVHSLINTQLSKQLEAHNIIKMLRDSKTL from the coding sequence ATGATAACAAATAACAATATTATGGAAAACAACATCAACAATCCGGAGATCATCAATGACATTATTAAGATCAACAACGACCGCATCGAGGGTTATAAAAAAGCTATTGATCTGGCGACAAGTCATGGTTTAGATAAACTTATACCAACATTTCAAAAATTTATCGGACAGTCGGAAGAATTTATTGCCGAGTTGACACCTTATGTTGAGCTTGAAGGCAAAGAGGCGACGGATAGCACCATGCTGAGCGGCAAGCTTTTCCGTGCCTGGATGGGCATAAAAGTGAATATCACGGGAGATGACGAAAGAAGTCTGCTCGAAACCTGTGAGCAGGGAGAAGATGCCTTCAAATCAACTTATCAAACAGCTTTGGCTGAAGGATCGGAAGAACTTTCGCAAAATGTTCATAGCTTGATCAATACACAACTCAGCAAGCAGCTCGAAGCGCATAATATCATTAAAATGCTGCGCGATAGCAAAACCCTCTAA
- a CDS encoding TlpA disulfide reductase family protein, whose translation MLKKMSCAFFLCILLLSCTFAQSPSLSSGFVTLVVKVRGDKNVKDLDLPIPFMSNSFQQDKPLPFKQVNDSTLMASAYSFGPSAVYMRLNGQYLAFILIPKQVGTLTVDIQNGENGGLHYQGPFKEIFDNSAKQEKLLMGLFTYPSDKKNIKTPFKSANDFKRYLLGQTEEMTKKLIADTTSGFLREYYTRLVEGFQVPSFLLNYAAIVYEHNKKAGLDSTKFPMVPTRDISFYSDILNPRYQDTMSLYYSVYSSVQAAVLQDTLLHLPDITAVGPRAFRKQLQQRFDPIFKGQGNLFYEMATASAFVQKMNKGYLLSPQDKYDITNSFTIKDLGEYLLYQDEQNVHLKQQSNSKVTMFPFAVEKEEVIEELIKPYRGKVVLVDLWATWCGPCIASFPEMEKVKKQYSDRDDVVFVYVTDESSDRKKFQEFTNLLKGDHYYLYKKQFEAIIKQFDYAIPSYLVFDKAGNLSDRAVSPENKAEAAKSWIEKALNK comes from the coding sequence ATGCTAAAAAAAATGAGCTGTGCCTTTTTCTTGTGCATCCTTTTACTGAGTTGTACTTTTGCACAAAGCCCTTCGCTTTCAAGTGGTTTTGTAACCTTGGTCGTTAAGGTTAGAGGCGATAAGAATGTGAAAGATCTCGATCTGCCTATTCCGTTCATGAGCAATTCCTTCCAACAGGATAAACCATTGCCCTTTAAACAAGTAAATGATTCTACATTAATGGCATCAGCCTATTCCTTTGGACCTTCAGCGGTCTATATGCGGCTAAATGGGCAATACCTAGCTTTTATACTAATACCAAAACAGGTAGGTACGTTAACCGTTGATATTCAGAATGGTGAAAACGGCGGTTTGCATTATCAGGGGCCGTTTAAGGAGATTTTTGACAATTCGGCAAAGCAGGAAAAATTGCTGATGGGCTTGTTTACTTATCCAAGCGATAAAAAAAATATAAAAACACCATTTAAGTCAGCTAATGATTTTAAAAGATACCTTTTGGGCCAGACGGAAGAGATGACAAAGAAACTGATCGCAGATACAACTTCGGGATTCCTCAGGGAATACTATACCCGACTCGTTGAAGGTTTTCAGGTACCAAGCTTTCTTTTAAATTATGCAGCTATTGTGTATGAGCACAATAAAAAGGCTGGACTGGACTCTACCAAGTTTCCAATGGTACCAACACGGGATATCTCGTTTTACAGCGATATCCTTAACCCCAGATACCAGGATACGATGAGTCTCTATTATTCTGTGTATTCGAGTGTTCAGGCTGCTGTCCTACAAGATACGCTATTACATCTTCCAGATATTACAGCGGTTGGGCCTAGAGCCTTCAGAAAACAGTTGCAGCAGCGCTTTGATCCTATATTTAAAGGGCAGGGCAACCTGTTTTATGAGATGGCAACAGCAAGTGCCTTTGTTCAAAAGATGAACAAGGGTTATCTGTTAAGTCCACAAGATAAATACGATATAACCAATAGTTTTACAATTAAAGACCTGGGCGAATATCTTCTTTATCAGGATGAACAAAATGTGCACCTAAAACAGCAATCCAATTCAAAGGTCACGATGTTTCCTTTCGCAGTCGAAAAAGAGGAGGTTATTGAAGAGTTGATCAAACCCTATCGGGGAAAAGTGGTACTGGTCGATTTGTGGGCGACCTGGTGTGGTCCCTGCATTGCATCTTTTCCTGAAATGGAAAAAGTAAAGAAACAGTATAGCGATCGCGATGATGTGGTATTTGTGTATGTGACGGATGAAAGCTCCGATCGCAAAAAATTCCAGGAGTTTACAAATCTGTTGAAAGGCGATCATTATTACCTCTATAAAAAACAATTTGAAGCAATTATCAAGCAGTTTGACTATGCTATTCCGAGCTATCTGGTTTTTGATAAAGCAGGAAACTTATCTGATCGTGCTGTCTCCCCCGAGAACAAGGCTGAGGCTGCCAAATCCTGGATAGAAAAGGCGCTGAATAAATAA
- a CDS encoding tetratricopeptide repeat protein has protein sequence MKKQFLFFILCLLTFQAIAADRVKQEVDSLLAKSMEFAQKGNLVTYIETAIKALNIANAADYDEGKAKSGSYVAEGLVTAGLFKEGLKQLDRIETTDYYKNEIFLQSEVRRLRGRAYGGLLLNQQALREFHLQQELIKKLTGEKQVKSRQFNYENLSTVFQRLGQLDSMQKYTELQLDNLKVFAEKDAAMRYQIVYENLGKLFAEKGDLPKAQLYLDKSLELIKKYNIPVVLNTYDALAILEEKRGNLKKAAVFYEEGLARKRAAGSRIGMQNSYRELADFYRSTNLDKAKADQYEMAFSRLTDSLESENRQVVDQVLNQILKLKDEESNTKVSRAGTIALNALLLLLVAVSFFVWRSKHNRKILVQKVEALQETETINRELTEQIGENKFNTLIDLAKSNNPEFLILFTELYPQFIQALKSFDANLRSTELEFCAMAFLNFSTKNISEYTFVTIRAVQVRKNRLRKKFDIPSDVDFNNWMRELAGTSVSPLEPKG, from the coding sequence ATGAAGAAGCAATTTTTATTTTTCATTTTATGTTTACTCACGTTTCAGGCAATTGCAGCTGATCGCGTTAAGCAAGAAGTTGATTCACTTTTAGCAAAATCGATGGAATTTGCACAGAAAGGGAATTTGGTAACCTATATCGAAACGGCAATAAAAGCACTTAATATCGCCAATGCCGCTGACTACGACGAAGGAAAAGCAAAATCCGGCTCTTATGTAGCGGAAGGACTTGTGACAGCAGGTTTATTTAAGGAAGGGCTAAAACAACTAGACCGTATTGAAACCACGGATTATTATAAGAATGAAATTTTCCTGCAATCTGAAGTCCGTCGCTTACGGGGACGGGCTTATGGTGGTCTCCTGCTAAATCAGCAGGCTCTTCGGGAATTTCACTTGCAACAAGAGCTTATTAAAAAGCTGACTGGTGAAAAGCAGGTAAAATCCCGTCAGTTTAACTATGAAAACTTAAGTACTGTTTTCCAACGTCTGGGGCAACTGGATTCGATGCAAAAATATACCGAGCTACAGTTGGATAACCTAAAGGTATTTGCTGAAAAGGATGCCGCTATGCGTTATCAGATTGTTTATGAAAACCTCGGAAAATTGTTTGCTGAAAAAGGCGATTTGCCCAAAGCGCAACTATATCTCGACAAATCACTTGAACTAATAAAGAAATATAACATTCCTGTTGTGCTGAATACGTATGATGCTTTAGCTATTTTAGAGGAAAAGCGAGGAAACTTAAAAAAGGCTGCGGTGTTCTATGAGGAGGGGTTAGCAAGAAAGCGGGCAGCTGGTAGCAGAATAGGCATGCAAAATTCTTACCGCGAGCTAGCCGATTTTTACCGCTCAACCAACTTAGATAAAGCTAAAGCCGATCAATATGAAATGGCTTTTAGCCGGCTCACTGATTCGCTTGAGAGCGAAAATAGACAGGTCGTTGATCAGGTGCTCAACCAGATTTTGAAACTCAAAGATGAGGAATCGAATACCAAAGTGTCAAGGGCAGGAACAATTGCACTTAACGCCCTATTGTTGCTGCTTGTTGCTGTTTCGTTTTTTGTTTGGCGGTCGAAGCACAACAGGAAGATATTGGTACAGAAAGTAGAGGCATTGCAGGAAACCGAAACAATCAATAGGGAACTGACCGAACAGATCGGGGAAAATAAATTCAATACACTCATAGACCTGGCCAAAAGCAACAACCCTGAATTTTTGATTTTATTTACTGAATTGTATCCACAGTTTATCCAGGCGCTCAAATCATTTGACGCTAATCTTCGGAGTACCGAATTGGAATTCTGTGCCATGGCATTTCTCAACTTCTCGACAAAAAATATTTCGGAATACACCTTTGTGACGATCAGGGCGGTGCAGGTCCGTAAAAATAGACTGCGTAAAAAGTTCGATATACCATCAGATGTGGATTTCAATAACTGGATGCGTGAGCTAGCTGGAACATCCGTTAGCCCATTGGAACCGAAGGGCTAA
- a CDS encoding alpha/beta hydrolase family protein: MKKAVKYKICYLNRTLHYGLFVLLLTIAGPSIGQRKSSSDRITSGENGVDDFNLAENMKLGASNLDFHGFEGYSFLFQGREAKIIRPKVTAVGHPWVWRARFWGHEPQVDIGLLEHGYHVVYCDVAELFGNEEALTIWDGFYRKLQEGGLSKKSAMEGMSRGGVYIYNWCLRYPDRVNAIYADAPVLDFKSWPGGKTTGKGSKPDWETFKKDYGLTETQAWAFADAPIDKAKIIAGFKIPLLHVVGDKDDVVPIAENTLPFAEEIRRAGGRIEIIHKPDVGHHPHCLVDPSPIINFILKASSR; the protein is encoded by the coding sequence ATGAAAAAAGCAGTGAAATATAAAATTTGCTACTTAAACCGTACCCTACATTACGGCTTATTTGTTTTATTATTGACTATTGCTGGGCCAAGTATCGGACAGCGCAAATCGAGTTCAGATCGGATCACTTCAGGGGAAAATGGAGTGGACGATTTTAATCTGGCCGAAAATATGAAATTAGGTGCCTCAAACTTAGATTTCCACGGATTCGAGGGCTATAGTTTTTTGTTTCAAGGACGCGAGGCGAAGATCATTCGGCCAAAAGTGACGGCGGTAGGGCATCCCTGGGTATGGCGCGCCCGCTTTTGGGGGCACGAACCGCAGGTCGATATTGGTCTGCTCGAGCACGGCTACCATGTGGTATACTGTGATGTCGCCGAGCTTTTTGGCAATGAGGAAGCGCTAACAATCTGGGATGGATTTTACCGAAAGTTACAGGAAGGTGGGCTCAGTAAAAAATCGGCTATGGAGGGAATGAGCAGGGGTGGTGTCTATATCTACAATTGGTGCCTACGTTATCCTGATCGGGTAAATGCGATCTATGCCGATGCGCCTGTATTGGATTTTAAAAGCTGGCCCGGTGGCAAAACTACAGGAAAAGGAAGTAAACCGGATTGGGAGACTTTTAAGAAAGACTACGGATTGACCGAAACACAGGCTTGGGCATTTGCGGATGCACCCATTGATAAAGCCAAAATCATTGCAGGTTTCAAAATACCATTGCTCCATGTTGTCGGCGATAAGGACGATGTCGTGCCTATCGCTGAAAATACCTTGCCATTTGCGGAGGAGATCCGTCGCGCAGGTGGTCGTATTGAGATCATCCATAAACCCGACGTCGGGCACCACCCGCATTGCCTGGTGGATCCAAGTCCCATTATCAATTTTATATTGAAGGCGAGCAGTAGGTAG